One genomic region from Pseudomonas hormoni encodes:
- a CDS encoding ABC transporter ATP-binding protein yields the protein MTLAVQFTNVSRLFGEVKAVDRVSIDIQDGEFFSMLGPSGSGKTTCLRLIAGFEQPSAGSIRIHGHEAAGLPPYERDVNTVFQDYALFPHMNVLDNVAYGLKVKGVGKTERRKRAEEALDMVALGGYGERKPVQLSGGQRQRVALARALVNRPRVLLLDEPLGALDLKLREQMQSELKKLQRQLGITFIFVTHDQTEALSMSDRVAVFNKGRIEQVDTPRNLYMKPATTFVAEFVGTSNVIRGDLAQQLSGNPQPFSIRPEHVRFAEGPLASHEIEVSGLLHDVQYQGSATRYELKLENGQTLNISQANNQWLDVSAQHQTGQRISARWAREAMIPLHDTVAGGV from the coding sequence ATGACGCTTGCAGTCCAGTTCACTAACGTTTCCCGTCTATTCGGCGAAGTGAAAGCCGTAGACCGGGTTTCCATCGACATCCAGGACGGCGAGTTCTTTTCCATGCTGGGCCCTTCCGGCTCGGGCAAAACCACGTGTTTGCGCCTGATCGCCGGTTTCGAACAACCGAGCGCAGGCTCCATCCGGATTCATGGCCACGAAGCCGCCGGGCTGCCGCCGTATGAGCGTGACGTCAACACGGTGTTTCAGGACTACGCGCTGTTCCCGCACATGAACGTGCTCGACAACGTGGCCTACGGTTTGAAAGTTAAAGGCGTCGGCAAAACAGAGCGCCGCAAACGCGCCGAAGAAGCCCTCGACATGGTCGCCCTCGGCGGCTACGGCGAGCGCAAGCCGGTGCAACTCTCCGGCGGTCAGCGCCAGCGTGTGGCCCTGGCCCGCGCCTTGGTCAATCGCCCTCGAGTGTTGCTGCTCGACGAACCCCTCGGCGCCCTCGACTTGAAGCTGCGCGAGCAAATGCAGAGCGAGCTGAAGAAGCTGCAACGCCAACTCGGCATCACCTTCATTTTCGTCACCCACGATCAGACCGAAGCGCTGTCGATGTCCGATCGCGTGGCTGTTTTCAACAAGGGGCGCATCGAGCAGGTCGATACGCCGCGCAACCTCTACATGAAACCGGCGACCACCTTTGTCGCGGAATTCGTCGGCACCTCCAACGTGATTCGCGGCGATTTGGCGCAGCAGCTGAGCGGTAATCCACAGCCGTTTTCGATTCGCCCGGAACACGTGCGTTTCGCCGAAGGCCCGCTGGCCAGTCACGAAATCGAAGTCAGTGGTTTGCTCCACGACGTTCAGTACCAGGGCAGCGCCACCCGCTACGAACTGAAACTGGAAAACGGCCAGACGCTGAATATCAGCCAGGCCAATAACCAGTGGCTGGACGTCAGCGCGCAACATCAGACCGGGCAACGCATCAGCGCACGCTGGGCGCGGGAAGCAATGATCCCGCTGCACGACACCGTTGCCGGCGGGGTGTGA